One Solibacillus sp. R5-41 DNA segment encodes these proteins:
- a CDS encoding DUF418 domain-containing protein translates to MNSFVTEKERIVSLDIIRGLALFGILFINVAAFKVLVEGELPEYSGINVIIETLIDIFIEKKFFSIFSFLFGVGFYIFASRAEARGDKPRWRFARRLLALLLIGIVHIIVFWGSILSIYAIIGFLLIPFYNVKISTISKWIFAIITVHVLSILGQLFMPNLGTFSTLFGILGNDTVTIFIMFLTGFLVAKADWINQISEYSKQLKWIQFVTFPIFVGISLWIWFAPRGDYQNLQLIIGLGVIPTTYFYLTCLFVLLENKSIAKFLKPIGRVGQMAFTNYLAQSFIGLAIISLMGLEVVSPSYVVIIAILIFVIQIIFSVIWFKFFKMGPFEKLWRFMTYGRKAVPNK, encoded by the coding sequence ATGAATTCGTTTGTTACTGAGAAAGAAAGAATCGTTTCCTTAGATATTATTCGTGGGCTAGCGTTATTTGGCATTTTGTTTATAAATGTGGCGGCCTTCAAGGTATTGGTAGAGGGTGAACTGCCTGAATATAGTGGAATTAATGTTATTATTGAAACGCTCATTGATATTTTTATTGAGAAGAAATTCTTTTCTATTTTTTCATTCCTCTTCGGTGTAGGTTTTTATATTTTTGCTTCACGTGCAGAAGCACGTGGCGATAAGCCAAGATGGCGTTTTGCAAGACGTTTACTAGCTTTATTATTAATTGGTATCGTCCATATAATTGTTTTTTGGGGCTCAATCCTTTCTATCTATGCAATTATAGGTTTTTTACTCATTCCATTCTATAATGTAAAGATTTCAACGATTAGTAAATGGATATTTGCTATCATTACTGTTCATGTACTTTCCATTCTCGGACAATTATTTATGCCAAATCTAGGAACTTTTTCCACTTTATTTGGAATATTAGGAAATGATACAGTTACTATTTTTATCATGTTTTTAACTGGTTTTTTAGTAGCAAAAGCGGATTGGATTAATCAAATTAGTGAATACTCAAAACAACTAAAGTGGATTCAATTTGTGACATTCCCCATTTTTGTAGGGATCTCCCTTTGGATTTGGTTTGCTCCAAGAGGAGATTATCAAAATCTACAATTAATAATTGGTTTAGGTGTAATTCCGACAACGTATTTTTATTTAACTTGCCTATTTGTACTGTTGGAGAATAAAAGCATCGCGAAGTTTCTTAAGCCAATTGGAAGAGTTGGTCAAATGGCATTCACAAATTATTTGGCACAAAGCTTTATTGGCTTAGCTATTATTTCTTTAATGGGGCTTGAAGTTGTTTCGCCTTCTTATGTGGTTATCATTGCAATCTTAATTTTTGTCATTCAAATTATCTTTAGTGTTATCTGGTTCAAATTCTTTAAAATGGGACCATTTGAAAAGCTATGGCGTTTTATGACCTATGGAAGAAAAGCAGTGCCAAATAAATAA
- a CDS encoding chloride channel protein: MTEKYFKIIGLLVYGLILSGIIGSISSVFLILVNELTEFLWTDIPTNLKTPFIYTLFLCIFGGVIVGFSRYKWGNLPKTANASIIELKTTQRIDYSYVWLNFLIAFFILIFGASVGPEAALLSSVIALSVWQGDKMRYFYFSYNEWKKESWLIRLKKLALPHNYLISYDPDRAPKEKKLLLFKKFLYMVFIVNGMVAFMFLTKISDQHPFVTKLGETNWGLDELVLFIPLILFGILFSKLYELMERTMNKFFSKINNKIILSAVIGGIGIGLMSLIAPNLLFSGQLSMQALPSLVPTLSIATLILASVLKLVLMEFCLKSGWVGGNIFPVIFASILQGYAVAMLFPQLDMIFIVAVIGSSASISILKSPLLVGLFLMLFFPKELAPVILIIVVIFIGLSKMSNKLPQKITASF, from the coding sequence TTGACTGAGAAGTACTTTAAAATAATCGGATTACTTGTTTATGGCTTAATTCTAAGTGGGATAATCGGTTCTATTTCTTCTGTTTTTTTAATTTTAGTTAATGAGTTGACGGAATTTTTATGGACTGACATACCCACTAATTTAAAAACACCCTTCATCTATACATTATTTTTATGTATTTTTGGTGGTGTTATAGTAGGTTTTAGTAGGTATAAGTGGGGAAATCTTCCTAAAACAGCTAATGCTTCTATTATTGAATTAAAAACAACTCAAAGAATTGACTATTCATATGTATGGCTCAATTTTTTAATTGCTTTTTTCATTTTAATCTTTGGTGCAAGCGTAGGTCCCGAAGCAGCCTTATTAAGTTCTGTTATTGCGTTATCGGTATGGCAGGGGGATAAAATGCGTTACTTTTATTTTTCCTACAACGAATGGAAAAAGGAATCGTGGTTAATTAGACTGAAAAAATTAGCATTACCTCATAACTACCTTATTTCCTATGATCCTGATCGGGCTCCTAAAGAGAAAAAGCTACTTTTATTTAAAAAATTTTTATATATGGTATTTATCGTTAACGGTATGGTTGCTTTTATGTTTTTAACAAAAATATCAGACCAACACCCTTTTGTGACAAAATTAGGGGAAACTAATTGGGGTTTGGATGAATTGGTTCTTTTTATTCCTTTAATTTTGTTTGGTATTTTGTTTAGTAAGCTATATGAACTAATGGAAAGAACAATGAATAAATTCTTTTCTAAAATAAACAATAAAATTATTTTAAGTGCTGTTATCGGTGGTATTGGTATTGGTTTGATGTCTTTAATTGCTCCTAATCTACTTTTTTCCGGCCAACTTTCTATGCAAGCTTTGCCTAGTTTAGTACCGACACTTTCAATTGCTACATTAATTTTGGCTTCTGTTTTAAAACTGGTTTTAATGGAGTTTTGTTTAAAGTCAGGTTGGGTTGGTGGAAATATTTTCCCGGTAATATTCGCTTCCATATTACAAGGCTACGCTGTCGCGATGCTGTTTCCACAACTAGATATGATCTTTATCGTAGCTGTTATAGGTAGTAGTGCTTCGATCTCTATTTTAAAGTCACCTTTACTAGTAGGACTGTTTCTAATGCTATTTTTCCCGAAAGAGTTAGCCCCGGTTATATTAATCATTGTGGTTATATTTATTGGGTTAAGTAAAATGAGTAATAAACTTCCACAAAAAATAACTGCTTCATTTTAG
- a CDS encoding GNAT family N-acetyltransferase, translating to MTVHSKFPNLETDRLILRNVGNEDIDFIYRLFSNEKVCEFLYDEEVFTTRNEATEFVEWNSNPEEKGLNRWILVEKSNNQQLGTCGFHCWDRTNNIAEIGYDLWHEYWGQGYMKEGLISAIESGFNNMALNRINAFVALENVNSIKLLEKLGFKNEGVYRDKHLFRGKYYDHYSFSLLKRDWNQIKDNSTRSL from the coding sequence TTGACTGTACATAGTAAATTCCCTAATTTAGAAACTGACAGATTGATTTTGCGGAATGTGGGAAATGAGGATATTGACTTTATTTATCGACTCTTCAGCAACGAAAAAGTATGTGAATTTTTATATGATGAAGAAGTGTTTACGACTAGAAATGAAGCTACAGAGTTTGTTGAATGGAATTCAAATCCTGAAGAAAAAGGATTAAATCGGTGGATATTAGTCGAGAAAAGTAATAATCAACAACTTGGAACGTGTGGATTTCATTGTTGGGATAGAACGAACAATATAGCGGAAATCGGCTATGATTTATGGCACGAATATTGGGGACAGGGATATATGAAAGAGGGATTGATAAGTGCTATTGAAAGTGGCTTTAATAATATGGCACTGAATAGAATTAACGCATTTGTAGCTTTGGAAAATGTCAATTCTATAAAATTATTAGAAAAGCTAGGATTTAAGAATGAAGGGGTTTACAGAGATAAGCATTTATTTAGAGGTAAGTATTATGACCACTACTCTTTTTCTTTGTTAAAAAGAGACTGGAATCAAATCAAGGATAATTCAACAAGATCCCTTTAG
- a CDS encoding HXXEE domain-containing protein, translating into MDLWINVQTLIWLFPILFIFHDFEEIIMIENWLKKNRHEVYNRLPKKLADRVVKQFSMSTAQFAFAVLIIFLFVSISTIMANQYLTQGAFANIYLFTAVTLTFFIHAFTHIGQSIFFRSITPGAITSLIIIIPYSLVLYKALLVNEVITWKIIIISLPFGSLIIPLALFAHWLGKRVI; encoded by the coding sequence ATGGATCTATGGATAAATGTTCAAACTCTTATTTGGTTGTTTCCTATTTTATTTATTTTTCATGACTTCGAAGAAATTATTATGATAGAAAATTGGCTAAAAAAGAATAGGCACGAAGTTTATAATAGATTACCCAAAAAATTAGCCGATCGAGTAGTTAAACAATTTTCCATGTCCACTGCACAATTTGCTTTCGCAGTGTTAATTATATTTTTATTTGTTAGCATTTCTACAATTATGGCCAACCAATACTTAACTCAAGGAGCATTTGCTAATATCTATCTTTTTACAGCAGTAACATTAACTTTTTTCATCCATGCATTTACTCATATTGGCCAATCAATTTTTTTCCGTTCCATAACTCCAGGAGCGATAACGTCATTAATAATCATAATTCCATACAGTTTAGTGTTATATAAAGCTTTGTTAGTAAATGAAGTCATAACGTGGAAGATCATTATTATAAGTCTACCTTTTGGTTCTCTTATAATTCCTCTTGCTCTATTTGCTCATTGGTTAGGGAAAAGAGTTATATAA
- a CDS encoding Type 1 glutamine amidotransferase-like domain-containing protein, translating to MKFYLSSFKIGNEERKLIELTENGNKKVAYINNALDFATDLERKNKSDVADVSELQRIGFTVDILDLKMYFHNHEGLKEKLDQYDVIWVRGGNTFVLAQAMRLSGFDKIIKKYYREKRDILYGGYSAGGCILGPTLKGIHLVDEPEQKPYGNEHQVIWEGLCILDYVIAPHYKSDHKESNDMDLAIEFMIENKILFKALKDGEVIIIE from the coding sequence ATGAAATTTTATCTCTCATCTTTTAAAATTGGAAATGAAGAAAGGAAACTAATCGAATTAACGGAAAATGGGAATAAAAAAGTTGCATATATCAATAATGCATTAGACTTTGCGACTGATTTAGAAAGAAAAAATAAAAGTGATGTTGCAGACGTAAGTGAACTGCAAAGAATAGGTTTTACAGTGGATATTTTAGACTTGAAAATGTACTTCCATAACCACGAAGGATTGAAAGAAAAGCTCGATCAATACGATGTTATTTGGGTAAGAGGTGGCAATACTTTTGTTCTTGCACAAGCAATGAGATTAAGCGGTTTCGATAAAATCATTAAAAAGTATTATAGAGAAAAAAGAGATATTCTATATGGGGGATATAGTGCAGGTGGTTGTATCCTTGGACCAACTTTAAAAGGCATACACTTAGTAGATGAACCTGAGCAGAAACCTTATGGAAATGAACATCAAGTTATATGGGAAGGTTTATGCATTTTGGACTATGTAATTGCCCCACATTATAAATCAGACCACAAAGAATCTAACGATATGGACCTAGCAATTGAATTTATGATCGAGAATAAAATTCTATTCAAAGCATTGAAGGATGGAGAAGTAATCATAATTGAATAG
- a CDS encoding YesK family protein, with product MNALMLEGWTPILLIGIMFIVVVFLISRKVTVEVLYLISSILSVICIGVVIYSITAVGGWDGIGLGFVTISIFIGIWIGTVIGVASKK from the coding sequence ATGAATGCTTTAATGCTAGAAGGATGGACTCCCATATTACTTATCGGGATTATGTTTATTGTAGTCGTTTTCCTCATTTCCCGAAAAGTAACAGTGGAAGTTTTATATTTAATTTCCTCAATATTGAGTGTAATCTGCATTGGTGTAGTTATTTACAGCATAACAGCTGTTGGTGGCTGGGATGGTATAGGATTAGGGTTTGTTACGATTAGTATTTTCATAGGAATATGGATAGGTACTGTAATTGGTGTTGCAAGTAAAAAATGA
- a CDS encoding ATP-binding cassette domain-containing protein produces MKIFEANQARKDIDGIMILKEVSLSISQGEKVAITGNNGSGKSSLLKLIGGIFEETAGQVKRSQINIGYVPEHFPESIRFKLQEYLMLMGKMTCKSDEGILKRIENYAELFAITDFLTSPLNHCSKGTKQKAGIIQALLKNPDLLLLDEPLTGLDDKAKIELLNQLNSLQREKTIIFTAHDPLLIEGLADRVLTVESGRIVYDSTTNKKEKFKYIKAKIPTREILAEVPSVRYKFIGRDSVEIIVSAKESDKILAMLLKRGCSIFELTEKR; encoded by the coding sequence ATGAAAATATTCGAGGCAAATCAAGCTCGCAAGGATATTGATGGAATAATGATTCTTAAAGAAGTCTCTTTAAGCATTTCACAAGGTGAAAAAGTAGCGATCACCGGAAATAATGGATCCGGGAAAAGCAGCCTTTTAAAACTCATTGGGGGTATATTTGAAGAAACTGCCGGGCAAGTGAAAAGATCACAAATTAACATAGGATATGTACCTGAACATTTTCCAGAAAGTATCCGATTCAAATTACAGGAGTATTTAATGTTAATGGGTAAAATGACTTGTAAATCGGATGAAGGTATTTTAAAAAGAATTGAGAATTATGCTGAGCTGTTTGCAATTACAGACTTTCTAACCTCCCCTTTGAATCATTGTTCAAAAGGTACAAAGCAGAAAGCCGGAATTATACAGGCATTGCTGAAGAATCCTGATTTATTATTATTAGACGAGCCGCTAACTGGGTTAGATGATAAAGCAAAAATCGAGCTTTTGAATCAGCTAAATTCTCTTCAAAGGGAAAAAACGATTATTTTTACTGCACATGATCCACTATTAATTGAAGGATTAGCCGATAGGGTTTTAACTGTCGAGAGTGGTAGAATTGTCTACGATTCTACTACAAACAAAAAGGAAAAATTTAAGTATATAAAGGCAAAAATCCCCACTAGAGAGATATTAGCAGAGGTTCCATCTGTTAGATATAAATTTATAGGGAGAGATTCAGTTGAAATAATTGTTTCTGCTAAAGAGTCTGATAAGATATTGGCCATGTTGCTTAAAAGAGGATGTTCAATATTTGAATTAACAGAGAAGAGGTAG
- a CDS encoding SecY-interacting protein Syd, with the protein MRQYFLLRKKYADGGLDFLFKTPFNEDVDSFIYIGEVDEDDYIEWSPIEKTKYHEFTLLESSIKTKFHSSIIEYFNSYWFADLDGFFDDYYISLDSILPKVELESFRKTLQGYKNNHNNELENIPLGMEGNGLIVVVDNTDGTVKLEDYEKGTYVRLSKSLEDLITNLHLKRRN; encoded by the coding sequence ATGAGACAATATTTTTTATTACGGAAAAAATATGCAGATGGGGGATTAGATTTCCTTTTTAAAACGCCATTCAACGAAGATGTTGATTCGTTTATTTATATAGGAGAAGTTGATGAGGACGATTATATTGAATGGAGCCCGATAGAGAAAACTAAATATCATGAATTTACATTGTTGGAAAGTTCAATTAAGACCAAGTTTCACTCATCAATTATCGAGTATTTTAATTCATATTGGTTTGCCGACTTGGATGGATTTTTTGACGACTATTATATAAGCTTAGATTCTATTTTGCCTAAAGTTGAACTTGAGTCATTTAGAAAAACTCTTCAGGGATACAAGAATAATCATAATAACGAACTTGAAAACATTCCTCTTGGAATGGAAGGTAATGGACTTATAGTTGTAGTAGATAACACTGATGGTACTGTAAAATTGGAGGATTATGAAAAAGGTACATACGTAAGACTTTCAAAGAGTTTAGAGGATTTGATTACAAATTTGCACTTAAAGAGGAGAAATTAG
- a CDS encoding NUDIX hydrolase has protein sequence MKEWFGSAAICINEDKEVLMVKSINSETWAIPSGGIEQGETPEECCIREVKEETGYDIVIEDSLFIKEAEVKGYSVKTYYFKVKKIGESEGINDPDNNIVDAGWKSLRDIKRIQHAYPEDLEVLEEFLK, from the coding sequence ATGAAAGAATGGTTTGGTTCGGCAGCAATTTGCATTAATGAGGACAAGGAAGTTTTAATGGTAAAAAGCATTAACTCTGAGACTTGGGCTATTCCTTCGGGTGGTATTGAACAAGGAGAAACACCAGAAGAATGTTGTATTAGAGAAGTTAAAGAAGAAACAGGTTATGATATTGTCATAGAGGATAGTCTGTTTATTAAAGAAGCTGAAGTTAAAGGTTATAGTGTAAAAACTTATTACTTCAAAGTGAAAAAAATTGGAGAGAGTGAAGGGATTAACGACCCTGATAACAATATTGTAGATGCTGGTTGGAAGTCACTTAGAGATATAAAAAGAATACAACACGCATATCCCGAAGACTTGGAAGTTTTAGAGGAATTTTTGAAATAG
- a CDS encoding glutathionylspermidine synthase family protein encodes MINTELHLKKRKYFYDQHPHFFADIEDLEYALFDIMQLSKEKVDELYYATNVLWQTFHKVSKQFKHLEPEKLIALGIREEMIPYLDLDYLPQQSVLARFDFICTEKGDLKAIELNGDTPFLITEAFEMNQHLCDEFGAKNPNQSKVLIKSLSQALFSSIEYLNKPSNESIKIVITGKELEEDFEEYVHIQFLKECLPFTIDYVPISKLIIFGNDTTTVKRGLYTPNMERIDVLYRPSHPLEFLIDDVSADGEGTRIGLDLLELVKDRQLAIINSPAAYVLQSKILLWLIWEQRTDPKLFTDEERAAIEKYMLPTYMLPDYFVENGLGYVKKPVFSREGNTIEIYKEDGEQLTASQYLHYTDNLYVYQQYIAMPTIDITLRDGRHQKKWLIGSFVADGQACGLACRVGNDITEWDSHWLAIGYKR; translated from the coding sequence ATGATTAATACCGAACTACACTTGAAAAAAAGAAAATACTTTTATGATCAACATCCTCATTTTTTCGCGGACATAGAAGATTTAGAATATGCGTTATTTGATATTATGCAATTATCAAAAGAAAAAGTGGACGAATTGTATTATGCAACGAATGTTTTATGGCAGACCTTCCATAAGGTCTCAAAGCAATTTAAACACTTAGAGCCAGAGAAGTTAATTGCTTTAGGTATTCGAGAAGAAATGATTCCATACCTTGACTTAGATTATCTACCGCAACAATCGGTTCTCGCTCGATTTGATTTTATTTGCACTGAAAAAGGTGACTTAAAAGCCATCGAATTAAACGGAGATACGCCATTTCTTATTACAGAAGCGTTTGAAATGAATCAGCATCTATGCGATGAGTTTGGAGCGAAAAACCCCAATCAATCAAAAGTACTTATTAAAAGCTTATCACAAGCATTGTTTTCTTCTATTGAATACTTAAATAAACCTTCCAACGAATCTATTAAAATCGTTATTACAGGAAAGGAATTAGAAGAAGACTTTGAGGAATATGTACATATTCAGTTTTTAAAGGAATGTTTACCCTTCACTATCGATTATGTCCCCATTTCTAAACTTATTATTTTTGGAAACGATACCACAACTGTAAAAAGAGGTCTATACACACCAAATATGGAGCGTATCGACGTGTTATATCGTCCGTCGCACCCATTAGAATTTTTAATTGACGATGTTTCTGCCGATGGGGAAGGAACACGTATCGGGCTTGATTTACTTGAATTAGTAAAAGATCGTCAATTAGCAATAATTAATTCGCCAGCTGCATACGTTTTACAATCAAAAATTTTACTGTGGTTAATTTGGGAACAGCGAACTGATCCTAAATTATTTACGGATGAAGAACGCGCGGCGATTGAAAAATATATGTTACCTACTTATATGTTACCAGATTATTTTGTTGAGAATGGCTTAGGTTATGTGAAAAAGCCTGTTTTTTCGAGAGAAGGAAATACCATCGAAATTTACAAAGAAGACGGTGAACAATTAACAGCATCACAATATCTACACTATACGGATAACCTATATGTTTACCAACAATATATAGCGATGCCAACGATTGATATTACATTAAGAGACGGCCGACATCAAAAGAAATGGTTAATTGGTTCATTCGTAGCAGATGGCCAAGCGTGTGGATTAGCTTGCCGAGTAGGAAATGACATTACGGAATGGGATTCACATTGGTTAGCGATTGGCTATAAACGATGA
- a CDS encoding CPBP family intramembrane glutamic endopeptidase — protein MSKINSICLVAMVVMTIVSVSNFWGFGIAGISVIVGITFYFINRVLEKNTSSHNGLNVKAIGTSLKDKSILFWIVLPSIINIVCFILATLLLPEFIEHIYHRTESMVSLDKLLLLVLQVAILALGEEIAWRGFFQKLISKWLPIIPTLILTSILFSLGHFTVGNIVIVSYDIFFIFINSILYGVAFYKTNNVWISAISHFIANLFIIIVIAFY, from the coding sequence TTGTCTAAAATTAATAGTATATGTTTAGTAGCGATGGTAGTTATGACCATTGTGTCCGTTTCTAACTTTTGGGGATTTGGTATTGCTGGAATATCTGTTATTGTTGGTATCACATTTTACTTTATCAATAGAGTTTTAGAAAAAAATACTTCTTCTCATAATGGACTAAATGTGAAAGCAATTGGAACAAGTCTAAAAGATAAATCAATATTATTTTGGATTGTTTTACCATCTATAATTAATATTGTCTGTTTTATTTTAGCAACACTGTTATTACCTGAATTCATAGAACACATTTATCACAGAACAGAATCTATGGTTTCATTAGATAAGCTATTATTACTCGTCCTTCAAGTTGCCATTTTAGCATTAGGTGAAGAAATCGCGTGGCGGGGTTTTTTCCAAAAGCTAATAAGCAAATGGTTACCAATCATTCCAACGTTAATTTTGACATCTATACTATTCTCACTAGGTCATTTCACAGTCGGTAATATTGTGATAGTCAGTTATGATATTTTCTTCATATTCATAAATAGTATTTTGTACGGTGTCGCATTTTACAAAACAAACAATGTATGGATAAGTGCAATTTCACATTTTATCGCTAATTTGTTCATTATTATTGTCATAGCATTTTATTAA
- a CDS encoding GrpB family protein: MRKPIVNLSDYNVNWEKEFEYEKKRIVDVIGDKVVGIEHIGSTSIKELEAKPIIDIIVGVQDLDEVSNFVIPLSEIEYEYVHKPELKDRRFFRKGLWGQGTCHLHICEINSSEWIEKLLFRDYLRLHPHVAKEYASLKKKLASKYMFDRPTYTKKKEPFIKTIIEIALKEMYIK, from the coding sequence ATGAGGAAACCAATTGTTAATCTTAGTGATTATAACGTTAATTGGGAAAAAGAATTTGAATATGAGAAAAAAAGAATTGTTGATGTTATAGGTGATAAAGTTGTTGGAATTGAACATATTGGAAGCACTTCTATAAAGGAATTAGAAGCGAAACCAATAATTGATATTATTGTGGGCGTACAAGATTTAGATGAAGTATCCAATTTTGTTATTCCTCTTAGTGAAATTGAATATGAATATGTTCATAAACCTGAGTTAAAAGATAGAAGGTTTTTTAGGAAGGGATTATGGGGTCAGGGTACTTGTCATCTGCATATCTGTGAAATTAACAGTAGTGAGTGGATTGAAAAATTATTGTTTCGAGATTATCTTAGGTTACACCCCCATGTAGCTAAAGAGTATGCTTCATTAAAAAAAAAACTTGCCTCTAAATATATGTTCGATAGACCAACATATACAAAGAAGAAGGAACCGTTTATTAAAACTATTATCGAAATAGCTTTGAAGGAAATGTACATTAAATAA
- a CDS encoding anion permease: MKETSGSTIKWIPFFITIAIGIIIWFIPAPAGVEESAWHLFAVFVATIVGFISKPLPMGAISIIAMAVIAVTNTLTIEETLSGFGNSTIWLIVIAFFISRGFIKTGLGERIAYVFVRLFGKKTLSLSYSLLLSDLILAPAIPSNTARAGGVIFPIIQSLSRTFGSKPEDGTERKMGAFLLTVGFQGNLITSAMFMTAMAANPLIAKLASDTAGVTITWFGWATAMIVPGLVALIVVPFIIYKIFPPEIKQTPEASRIAKEKLDEFGPLKSSEKRMIAVFIVVLGLWIGGDSLGIGATTAALIGLSLLLLLEVLTWSDIKNEQGAWDTLVWFATLFMMASYMNKLGLIPWFSKEVSSFVSGYNWMFAVLILALVYFYSHYFFASSTAHISAMYAAFLSVMLQAGAPAMLSVILLAAFSNLFGATTHYGSGPAPVFFGAGYIEQKKWWTVGFIVSIVTILIFVIIGGLWWKLLGYW; the protein is encoded by the coding sequence ATGAAAGAAACATCAGGAAGTACGATAAAATGGATTCCTTTCTTCATTACCATTGCAATTGGTATTATTATTTGGTTTATACCGGCACCTGCTGGAGTAGAAGAAAGTGCATGGCATTTGTTTGCTGTATTTGTTGCGACAATTGTCGGTTTTATTTCAAAACCATTACCTATGGGAGCTATTTCAATTATTGCTATGGCAGTGATCGCGGTGACTAACACGCTAACAATTGAAGAAACGCTAAGTGGGTTTGGTAATTCGACGATTTGGCTTATCGTTATTGCGTTCTTTATTTCGCGTGGATTTATTAAGACGGGGTTAGGTGAACGTATAGCTTATGTATTTGTTCGGTTATTTGGGAAGAAAACGTTAAGCTTGTCGTATTCTTTATTGCTAAGTGATTTAATTTTGGCACCTGCTATTCCGAGTAATACGGCACGTGCAGGTGGTGTGATTTTTCCTATTATCCAATCCTTATCACGTACATTTGGTTCTAAACCAGAAGATGGTACAGAACGTAAAATGGGAGCCTTTCTTTTGACGGTAGGATTTCAAGGGAACTTGATTACATCTGCTATGTTTATGACAGCTATGGCAGCCAATCCTTTAATTGCTAAGCTAGCGAGTGATACGGCTGGTGTAACAATAACGTGGTTTGGGTGGGCAACTGCTATGATTGTTCCAGGATTAGTAGCATTGATTGTTGTTCCATTTATTATCTATAAGATTTTTCCTCCAGAGATTAAACAAACTCCAGAAGCAAGTCGAATTGCCAAAGAGAAATTAGATGAGTTTGGGCCATTAAAAAGCTCTGAGAAACGCATGATTGCCGTGTTTATTGTTGTTTTAGGACTTTGGATTGGTGGGGATTCTTTAGGCATTGGTGCCACAACTGCTGCTTTAATAGGGCTTTCCTTACTTTTATTATTAGAAGTACTAACATGGTCAGATATTAAAAATGAACAAGGAGCCTGGGATACGCTTGTTTGGTTTGCGACGCTCTTTATGATGGCCTCTTACATGAACAAGCTTGGACTGATTCCGTGGTTTAGTAAAGAGGTCAGTTCGTTTGTGTCTGGCTATAATTGGATGTTTGCGGTATTGATATTAGCACTTGTCTATTTCTATTCACACTATTTCTTTGCAAGTTCTACAGCGCATATTAGTGCCATGTATGCCGCGTTTCTATCTGTTATGCTTCAAGCGGGAGCACCAGCCATGCTTTCGGTAATCCTATTAGCAGCATTCAGTAATTTATTTGGTGCCACAACTCATTACGGTTCTGGTCCTGCTCCTGTATTCTTTGGCGCAGGTTATATTGAACAGAAAAAATGGTGGACGGTAGGCTTTATTGTCTCTATCGTTACGATTCTCATTTTTGTTATAATCGGCGGCTTATGGTGGAAGCTACTTGGCTATTGGTAA
- a CDS encoding GNAT family N-acetyltransferase translates to MKLVGEQIYLRLYKISDSSELASLHYRNREFFQRVSPLIPEAFYTEEFQKQRLQQALKKSDEGQLYPFGIFLKATDKLIGDISLTQISRGDLQSCYTGFTLDKGYNGKGYTTEALKLVVDFAFKELKLHRIEAGAMPDNIASIRVLEKVGFEKEGIAKGNLKINGKWTDHQILAIINSLDV, encoded by the coding sequence ATGAAGCTAGTAGGGGAACAAATTTATCTCCGACTTTACAAAATTTCTGACTCCAGCGAGTTAGCAAGCTTGCATTATAGAAATCGCGAATTTTTTCAACGAGTTAGCCCATTAATTCCAGAAGCCTTTTATACAGAGGAATTTCAAAAACAACGCCTTCAACAGGCATTGAAAAAGTCAGATGAAGGGCAATTATATCCCTTTGGAATCTTTTTAAAAGCAACTGATAAACTTATCGGAGACATTTCATTAACTCAAATTTCAAGGGGAGACCTACAAAGCTGTTATACGGGATTTACTTTAGATAAGGGGTATAATGGAAAGGGCTATACAACGGAAGCTCTTAAACTTGTTGTAGACTTTGCTTTTAAAGAATTAAAACTCCATAGAATTGAGGCAGGAGCTATGCCTGACAACATAGCATCTATTCGTGTATTAGAAAAAGTAGGGTTTGAAAAAGAAGGTATAGCTAAAGGAAATCTGAAGATTAATGGCAAATGGACAGATCATCAAATATTGGCTATCATCAACAGCTTGGATGTGTAA